Proteins from one Bradyrhizobium amphicarpaeae genomic window:
- a CDS encoding winged helix-turn-helix domain-containing tetratricopeptide repeat protein, whose amino-acid sequence MRFRFENNVLDGDLRELTCGGAAVPLQPQVFDLLLYLVAQRARVVGKDDLISQIWSDRIISDSALNSRINAARKAIGDDGATQRLIKTIPRKGFRFVGEVREEVAASNVPAETRPAPSRVADRPAIAVLAFENMSGDPAQDYFGDGISEDILTALSKQRWFMVIARNSSFTYRGRAVNIRQIAEELGVRYVVEGSVRKAGSRLRITAQLNDANSGSHLWAERYDRELVDVFAVQDEITNAIAAAIEPQIHAAESFRAHRKAPASLDAWDLLMRALSHFWRVTRRDHDTARILLERAIGIDPNYGQALSVLAANHMFGVHLGWTELAAVAPAAEAAALAAVRCDHEDAWAHAALGSVCFSTRRLADALAAFEQALALNPNFSLAQGYYALALSYAGRSKESFEAAQRAIRLSPRDPSLAIYHGIAGYARFTERRYDEAIALAREAIRHRGDLTGAYRVLAVSAGMTGDGMLAETALGELRRTQPDISLHWIATQLPWANDGDREHYLEGFRRAGLR is encoded by the coding sequence GTGCGATTTCGCTTCGAAAACAACGTGCTCGACGGCGACCTGCGGGAACTCACCTGCGGCGGGGCAGCCGTGCCGTTGCAGCCGCAGGTGTTCGACCTTCTGCTCTATCTGGTGGCGCAACGCGCGCGTGTGGTCGGCAAGGATGACCTGATCAGCCAGATCTGGAGCGATCGGATCATCTCGGATTCCGCGCTGAACAGCCGGATCAACGCCGCGCGCAAGGCGATCGGCGACGACGGCGCGACGCAGCGGCTGATCAAGACCATTCCGCGCAAGGGCTTCCGTTTCGTCGGCGAAGTCCGGGAAGAAGTGGCAGCATCGAACGTACCGGCCGAAACCAGGCCCGCACCATCGCGCGTGGCGGACCGCCCGGCGATTGCGGTGCTCGCCTTCGAGAACATGAGCGGCGATCCCGCGCAGGACTATTTCGGCGACGGCATCAGCGAGGACATCCTCACGGCGCTGTCGAAGCAGCGCTGGTTCATGGTGATCGCCCGCAACTCGTCCTTCACCTACAGGGGACGCGCGGTCAACATCAGGCAGATCGCGGAGGAGCTCGGCGTCCGCTACGTCGTCGAAGGCAGCGTGCGCAAGGCAGGCAGCCGGCTGCGCATCACCGCACAGCTCAACGATGCCAATTCGGGCAGCCATTTGTGGGCCGAGCGCTATGACCGCGAGCTGGTCGACGTCTTCGCGGTCCAGGACGAGATCACCAACGCGATTGCCGCTGCGATCGAACCGCAGATTCACGCGGCGGAGAGTTTTCGCGCCCACCGCAAGGCGCCTGCGAGCCTGGACGCATGGGATCTCCTGATGCGGGCGCTGTCGCATTTCTGGCGGGTGACCCGGCGCGACCACGACACTGCACGGATACTGCTCGAACGCGCGATCGGGATCGATCCGAATTACGGCCAGGCGCTGTCGGTGCTGGCGGCAAACCACATGTTCGGCGTGCATCTCGGCTGGACCGAGCTCGCCGCGGTGGCGCCGGCGGCGGAAGCCGCGGCGCTGGCAGCGGTGCGCTGCGACCATGAGGATGCCTGGGCGCATGCCGCGCTCGGCAGCGTCTGCTTCTCGACACGCAGGCTTGCGGATGCGCTGGCCGCGTTCGAGCAGGCGCTCGCGCTCAATCCGAACTTCTCGCTGGCGCAGGGCTATTACGCACTGGCGTTATCCTATGCCGGCCGTTCGAAGGAATCGTTCGAGGCCGCGCAACGGGCGATCCGTCTGTCACCGCGCGATCCGTCGCTGGCGATCTATCACGGCATCGCCGGCTATGCGCGCTTCACCGAACGGCGCTATGACGAGGCCATCGCGCTGGCGCGCGAGGCGATCCGCCATCGCGGCGATCTCACCGGCGCCTACCGCGTGCTCGCGGTCTCCGCCGGCATGACCGGAGACGGAATGCTTGCGGAGACGGCGCTGGGCGAACTCCGCCGCACCCAGCCCGACATCTCGCTGCACTGGATCGCGACGCAACTGCCGTGGGCCAATGACGGCGATCGCGAGCACTATCTCGA
- the mddA gene encoding methanethiol S-methyltransferase, translated as MTQLDHQIHSIGPEVAGSRILKLVAFLYGITAYLVFFVTILYAIGFVMGVMVPKTIDTGTDTPTVEAIIVNLLLMTLFAVQHSVMARKQFKAWWTQFVPKPVERSTYVLLASLSLLLLFWQWRPLPAVIWNVENPDLAVTLVTLSFAGWVLVFASTYMINHFELFGLHQVTSHLVGKEMTPPRFKTPLLYNFVRHPIYLGFIVAFWAAPTMTAGHLLFAAVTTIYIFVGIALEEHDLVALFGDEYRQYKQRVSMLIPWRRSL; from the coding sequence ATGACCCAACTTGATCACCAGATCCATTCCATCGGCCCGGAGGTTGCGGGCTCACGCATTCTCAAGCTCGTCGCCTTTTTGTACGGAATTACGGCCTATCTCGTATTCTTCGTCACCATTCTCTACGCCATCGGCTTCGTCATGGGGGTGATGGTGCCGAAGACCATCGACACCGGAACCGACACGCCGACGGTCGAGGCGATCATCGTCAATCTACTCCTGATGACGCTGTTCGCCGTTCAGCACAGCGTGATGGCGCGGAAGCAGTTCAAAGCGTGGTGGACGCAGTTCGTCCCCAAGCCGGTCGAGCGCTCGACCTATGTGCTGTTGGCGAGCCTGTCATTGCTGCTCCTGTTCTGGCAGTGGCGCCCGTTGCCTGCGGTCATATGGAACGTCGAGAATCCGGATCTCGCCGTGACTCTGGTCACGCTGTCCTTCGCGGGCTGGGTGCTGGTGTTCGCCAGTACCTACATGATCAATCATTTCGAATTGTTCGGATTGCATCAGGTGACCAGCCATCTGGTCGGCAAGGAGATGACGCCGCCGCGCTTCAAGACGCCGCTGCTCTACAATTTCGTCCGCCATCCGATCTATCTCGGTTTCATCGTTGCGTTCTGGGCGGCGCCGACCATGACCGCGGGCCATCTGCTGTTCGCAGCCGTCACCACGATCTACATCTTCGTCGGCATCGCGCTGGAGGAGCACGACCTCGTCGCTCTCTTCGGCGACGAGTACCGGCAGTACAAACAACGGGTCTCGATGCTTATTCCCTGGCGCCGATCACTCTAG
- a CDS encoding GFA family protein, which yields MKHVGNCFCGAVTIEVTGAPEAMGYCHCRSCRSWSGGPVNAFSLWKPEAVRVTEGAQNVETFAKTPLSQRKYCKKCGGHLMTNHPPLALVDVFTATIPTLAFEPGVHVNYAETVLPMRDGLPKLKDFPAEFGGSGEMMQE from the coding sequence ATGAAACATGTCGGAAACTGCTTCTGTGGCGCGGTCACGATCGAGGTCACGGGCGCACCGGAGGCGATGGGCTATTGCCATTGCCGCTCCTGCCGCTCCTGGTCGGGCGGCCCGGTCAATGCCTTCAGCCTGTGGAAGCCCGAAGCGGTACGCGTCACCGAAGGCGCGCAGAATGTCGAGACGTTTGCAAAGACGCCGCTCAGCCAGCGCAAATATTGCAAGAAATGCGGCGGCCATCTCATGACCAACCATCCGCCGCTCGCACTGGTCGACGTCTTCACCGCCACCATCCCGACGCTCGCATTCGAGCCTGGCGTTCACGTCAACTATGCCGAGACGGTGCTGCCGATGCGCGACGGACTGCCCAAGTTGAAGGATTTCCCGGCCGAGTTCGGCGGCAGCGGCGAGATGATGCAGGAGTAG
- a CDS encoding sensor histidine kinase gives MSEIAAKVAAKAPARAPTRPRRRLIASRLVPYLLLQALIVIATIVGLRLLQPSDPDDFALSGFSLREDGVTLPVALPHFTASRYSLADPPLYTGSFTFHQGEAASGWSVYLPRFSNAVEVAVDGVVVLDSRRDANANRPDRNTPQIAAIPSSLLREGANEITVRLFVWGPLKGFLDTVYVGPDAALRPAYETRTLLFVTLPVVFSAWQSILAVILAIMWLMRRREPVYGVLAAAMVIGVVQAYVPPPVPPAATSRLAAVLLASAPTESALVVMFGVLFFGWRWPRYGALLFVPGIVVFVVGLIGGPPLPRILFLVLGIPTVGLCLLLMAWVTTTAVVRRQDAASFTIGCAVTIVLVCWIQDMLTVLEIVNNDRIFVSRLSYSAMLVAIGAGLTWRFARALNQVDSFAGQLVTRVREAEERLKASFVREEERARAAALANERTRLMRDLHDGLGGQLVSIVALSERGHEGATITDAARAALKDLRLVIDSMDDIGGDLMLALGSWRERASAQLRPHDITLDWRVATVQGLPLHPELRPWHVIQIVRILDEAVTNAVKHAQARHIAVTIETLDASEGPCGLISVTDDGHGFAPAGDGEAGRTGQTARGLRNMRNRAARCGAVLDLSSDASGTRVRLHLPQRFPDSDAAAG, from the coding sequence GTGAGCGAGATCGCGGCCAAGGTAGCTGCCAAGGCGCCTGCGAGGGCACCCACGCGCCCGCGGCGCCGGCTGATCGCCTCGCGCCTCGTGCCTTATCTGCTGCTGCAGGCCCTGATCGTGATCGCCACCATTGTCGGACTGCGGCTGCTGCAGCCGAGCGACCCAGACGATTTTGCGCTGAGCGGATTTTCGCTGCGGGAGGACGGCGTGACACTGCCCGTGGCGCTGCCGCATTTCACGGCCTCGCGCTATTCGCTTGCCGACCCGCCGCTCTATACCGGCAGCTTCACGTTCCACCAGGGCGAAGCGGCATCGGGATGGTCGGTCTATCTGCCGCGCTTCAGCAACGCGGTGGAGGTCGCCGTCGACGGCGTCGTCGTGCTCGACTCCCGGCGCGATGCCAATGCCAACCGGCCCGACCGCAACACGCCGCAGATCGCAGCCATTCCCTCTTCGCTGCTGCGCGAGGGCGCCAACGAAATCACGGTGCGCCTGTTCGTGTGGGGACCGTTGAAGGGCTTTCTCGACACCGTCTATGTCGGACCGGACGCAGCCCTGCGTCCGGCCTACGAGACGCGCACGCTGCTGTTCGTCACCCTGCCGGTGGTGTTCTCGGCCTGGCAGTCGATCCTGGCCGTCATCCTCGCGATCATGTGGCTGATGCGGCGCCGCGAGCCGGTCTACGGCGTGCTGGCGGCTGCGATGGTGATCGGAGTGGTGCAGGCGTATGTCCCGCCGCCGGTGCCGCCGGCCGCCACGTCGCGGCTTGCCGCGGTGCTGCTGGCGTCCGCGCCGACCGAGAGTGCGTTGGTCGTCATGTTCGGCGTACTGTTCTTCGGCTGGCGCTGGCCACGCTACGGCGCGTTGCTGTTCGTGCCGGGGATCGTCGTGTTCGTGGTCGGGCTGATCGGGGGCCCGCCGCTTCCGCGCATCCTCTTCCTGGTGCTCGGCATCCCCACGGTCGGGCTTTGCCTGCTGCTGATGGCCTGGGTGACCACGACCGCGGTCGTGCGGCGGCAGGACGCCGCAAGCTTCACGATCGGCTGCGCCGTCACCATCGTGCTGGTCTGCTGGATCCAGGACATGCTGACAGTGCTCGAGATCGTGAACAACGATCGCATCTTCGTCTCGCGCCTGTCCTATTCGGCGATGCTGGTCGCGATCGGCGCGGGGTTGACTTGGCGCTTCGCCCGCGCGCTGAACCAGGTCGACAGCTTTGCCGGCCAGCTGGTGACGCGCGTGCGGGAGGCCGAGGAGCGGCTGAAGGCAAGCTTCGTCCGCGAGGAGGAGCGCGCGCGCGCCGCCGCGCTCGCCAATGAACGCACGCGCCTGATGCGCGACCTGCATGACGGCCTTGGCGGCCAGCTCGTCAGCATCGTCGCGCTCTCCGAGCGCGGCCATGAGGGCGCGACCATCACCGACGCTGCCCGTGCCGCGCTGAAGGATCTGCGTCTCGTCATCGATTCCATGGACGACATCGGCGGCGACCTGATGCTGGCGCTTGGCTCCTGGCGCGAGCGCGCCAGCGCGCAATTGCGGCCGCACGACATCACGCTCGACTGGCGCGTGGCGACCGTGCAGGGCTTGCCGCTGCACCCGGAACTGCGGCCGTGGCACGTCATCCAGATCGTGCGCATCCTCGACGAGGCCGTGACCAACGCGGTCAAGCACGCTCAGGCCCGCCATATCGCGGTCACCATCGAGACGCTCGACGCAAGCGAGGGGCCGTGCGGCCTGATCAGCGTGACCGACGACGGCCATGGCTTTGCACCGGCCGGCGACGGCGAAGCCGGACGCACCGGCCAGACCGCGCGCGGCCTGCGCAACATGAGAAATCGCGCCGCGCGCTGCGGCGCGGTGCTCGATCTGAGTTCCGATGCCTCAGGGACGCGCGTGCGGCTGCACTTGCCGCAGCGTTTTCCCGACAGCGACGCGGCTGCGGGCTGA
- a CDS encoding response regulator — protein sequence MTEQGETGEIITILLVEDDAPTCWRLQDALIKAGYEVRSAGTLGEARSALAAGAPRVLLTDLRLPDGHGVELIREMRQRFPDTEIMVISALGDEESVISAITVGATGYLLKDAFPTDIATTVRDLVAGHSPISASIARFIVRRTQGAAQNSAEPPPGPVLNTARLTPREIDILWGIAKGFSYAEIASHLGLSKQTVPGHIKNIYRKLEVHTRSEAVFEAVQQGLIKL from the coding sequence ATGACTGAACAGGGCGAGACGGGTGAAATCATCACCATCCTCCTCGTCGAGGACGACGCGCCGACCTGTTGGCGGCTCCAGGACGCGCTGATCAAGGCCGGCTACGAGGTGCGCAGCGCCGGCACGCTCGGCGAAGCCCGTTCGGCGCTGGCCGCCGGCGCGCCCCGCGTGCTGCTGACCGATCTGCGGCTGCCCGACGGCCACGGCGTCGAGCTGATCCGCGAGATGAGGCAGCGCTTTCCCGACACCGAGATCATGGTGATCTCGGCCCTCGGCGACGAGGAGAGCGTGATCTCCGCGATCACGGTCGGCGCCACCGGCTATCTGCTCAAGGACGCCTTCCCGACCGACATCGCCACCACCGTGCGCGACCTGGTCGCCGGCCATTCGCCGATCTCGGCCTCGATCGCGCGCTTCATCGTGCGCAGGACACAGGGCGCCGCGCAGAATTCGGCGGAGCCGCCGCCCGGCCCTGTGCTCAACACCGCCCGGCTGACGCCGCGCGAGATCGACATCCTCTGGGGCATCGCAAAAGGCTTCAGCTATGCCGAGATCGCCAGCCATCTCGGGCTGTCCAAGCAAACCGTGCCCGGCCACATCAAGAACATCTATCGCAAGCTCGAGGTGCACACGCGCAGCGAAGCGGTGTTCGAGGCGGTGCAGCAGGGTCTGATCAAGCTGTGA
- a CDS encoding DUF2235 domain-containing protein — protein sequence MTQQDAALLGGSARPNHAQDDSSTATDAPDARAPRKLVLFADGTGNAFTTKESSVWRLYEALDHTQPDQIAHYIKGVGTAGWAPLAALDGATGIGVPGNVRKLYRFLCWNWRPGDEIYIFGFSRGAFTARTLAALISSQGLVPAEIDDTPVSHAEMGRNVKAAWRAYRRDTVPWTRSLPTIWVTRWIRDLVLFVYHWLCRHRSYAEVRSKMNGRSEVKIAFLGLFDTVEAFGVPVEELRLAIDWAIWPISFRNHRLSHKVRHACHALALDDERTTFHPLRIDQSHLAQGQIVKEVWFTGVHSDIGGGYPESTLSFVPLVWMVEQLGGRLRFKDGEIEHFSDYQSALGPRHDSRGGAAVLYRYGPRPIVGGVVNGGLPVVHFAVIERMLFGCDDYAPIMLPANCLVLLPDGTKLPLRSEGDDKHLDEQHAREAMKAAYLQKATGPRRTEEARAFTKMSTPDATMSSLTRDTVWWRRVAYFSLLFMVGVIAAWPWIAHALVQWSEDRALEGTGALSFITDIDWVMGAVAAPLTNLLRDVLPSYAAPWLNIATYYPFLTSIVVIVTWWIWHKNGTLRDDIQERARLAWNTPRRRASMAHVDQPGPLMRFGHWMRLNAGPAQRVITKGLVPAVFLIAIFGSAALIASSSLFTGRLALGSVCSPPAVEGSPSFQTGAPVTDEPLAARALFDVREFCWWSGLAVEKGRKYRVFLEIKEPWFDRTIMSGANGFATYEPHHYVALPERRLFAADWFQPVVRVGSKGINDLPLNAVNVMPADEFPRRMKPTLPAEDDISRSRNRYPVRLGDTAEFKGRLDGLGKFEPIPPAMLAEAGQVWTKQLLTGRLVAEFVAPESGELFFYVNDAVQIFPRLLPESWVPSWLDAIQGPRDLFYRNNSGTAKIKVQRLPAPPMPPDKPEAPLARN from the coding sequence ATGACGCAACAGGACGCGGCGCTGCTTGGCGGTTCTGCAAGGCCGAACCATGCGCAGGATGATTCAAGCACCGCGACAGACGCACCCGACGCACGGGCGCCGCGCAAGCTGGTGCTGTTCGCCGACGGCACCGGCAATGCGTTCACCACGAAGGAATCCAGCGTCTGGCGACTCTATGAGGCGCTGGACCATACCCAGCCGGATCAGATCGCACATTACATCAAGGGTGTCGGCACCGCCGGCTGGGCACCGTTGGCCGCGCTCGACGGTGCCACCGGCATCGGCGTTCCCGGCAACGTCCGCAAGCTCTATCGCTTCCTGTGCTGGAACTGGCGGCCCGGCGACGAGATCTACATCTTCGGCTTCAGCCGCGGCGCCTTCACCGCGCGCACGCTGGCCGCGCTGATCTCGAGCCAGGGCCTGGTGCCGGCGGAGATCGACGACACGCCGGTGTCGCATGCCGAGATGGGGCGCAACGTCAAAGCCGCCTGGCGCGCGTACCGGCGCGACACCGTGCCCTGGACCAGGAGCCTGCCGACGATCTGGGTCACGCGCTGGATCCGCGACCTCGTGCTGTTCGTCTATCACTGGCTTTGCCGGCACCGCAGCTATGCCGAGGTGCGGAGCAAAATGAACGGGCGCAGCGAGGTCAAGATCGCATTCCTCGGCCTGTTCGACACCGTCGAGGCGTTCGGCGTTCCGGTCGAGGAGCTCCGTCTCGCCATCGACTGGGCGATCTGGCCGATCTCGTTCCGCAATCACCGGCTGTCGCACAAGGTCAGGCACGCCTGTCACGCGCTCGCGCTCGACGACGAACGCACCACCTTCCATCCGCTGCGGATCGACCAGAGCCATCTGGCGCAAGGACAGATCGTCAAGGAGGTGTGGTTCACGGGGGTTCATTCCGATATCGGCGGCGGCTATCCGGAATCCACGCTGTCCTTCGTGCCGCTGGTCTGGATGGTCGAGCAGCTCGGCGGCCGGCTGCGTTTCAAGGACGGCGAGATCGAGCATTTCAGCGACTATCAATCGGCGCTCGGACCGCGGCACGATTCCCGCGGCGGCGCAGCGGTGCTGTACCGCTACGGGCCGCGTCCGATCGTCGGCGGCGTCGTCAATGGCGGGCTGCCGGTGGTGCACTTCGCCGTCATCGAGCGCATGCTGTTCGGCTGTGACGATTACGCGCCCATCATGCTTCCGGCGAACTGCCTGGTGCTGCTGCCGGACGGAACGAAATTGCCGCTGCGGTCGGAAGGCGACGACAAGCATCTCGACGAGCAGCATGCGCGCGAGGCCATGAAGGCCGCCTATCTGCAAAAGGCGACGGGACCGCGTCGTACCGAGGAGGCCAGGGCCTTCACCAAGATGAGCACGCCCGATGCCACCATGTCGAGCCTCACGCGCGACACCGTGTGGTGGCGGCGCGTCGCCTATTTCTCGCTTCTGTTCATGGTCGGCGTGATCGCCGCCTGGCCGTGGATCGCGCACGCGCTGGTGCAGTGGTCCGAGGACCGCGCCCTGGAGGGCACCGGCGCACTGTCTTTCATCACCGATATCGACTGGGTGATGGGCGCAGTGGCGGCGCCGCTGACCAATCTGCTGCGAGACGTGCTGCCGTCCTATGCGGCCCCCTGGCTCAACATCGCGACCTACTATCCCTTCCTGACCTCGATCGTGGTGATCGTCACCTGGTGGATCTGGCACAAGAACGGAACGTTGCGTGACGACATCCAGGAGCGGGCGCGTCTCGCCTGGAACACGCCGCGGCGCAGGGCGAGCATGGCGCACGTCGACCAGCCGGGGCCGTTGATGCGGTTCGGACATTGGATGCGCCTGAATGCCGGCCCGGCGCAGCGCGTCATCACCAAGGGATTGGTGCCGGCGGTCTTCCTGATCGCGATCTTCGGCTCGGCCGCGCTGATCGCCTCGAGCAGCCTGTTCACCGGACGTCTCGCGCTCGGTTCCGTCTGCTCGCCGCCTGCGGTCGAGGGCTCGCCCTCGTTCCAGACCGGCGCGCCGGTGACGGACGAGCCGCTCGCGGCGCGCGCGCTGTTCGACGTCAGGGAGTTTTGCTGGTGGAGCGGGCTCGCCGTCGAGAAGGGCCGCAAATACCGCGTCTTTCTCGAGATCAAGGAGCCATGGTTCGACCGCACCATCATGAGTGGCGCGAACGGATTTGCGACCTACGAGCCGCATCATTACGTGGCGCTGCCGGAGCGGCGCCTGTTTGCCGCGGACTGGTTCCAGCCGGTGGTGCGCGTCGGCAGCAAAGGCATCAACGACCTGCCGCTGAATGCCGTCAATGTGATGCCCGCCGACGAATTTCCCCGCCGCATGAAGCCCACCTTGCCCGCGGAGGACGACATCAGCAGGAGCCGCAACAGGTACCCCGTGCGCCTCGGCGACACCGCCGAGTTCAAGGGACGGCTCGACGGCCTCGGCAAATTCGAACCGATTCCACCGGCCATGCTCGCCGAGGCAGGCCAGGTCTGGACCAAGCAGCTGTTGACCGGCCGCCTCGTCGCCGAATTCGTCGCGCCCGAGTCCGGCGAGCTGTTTTTCTACGTCAATGACGCCGTCCAGATCTTCCCGCGGCTGCTTCCGGAATCGTGGGTCCCGTCCTGGCTCGATGCGATCCAGGGACCGCGCGATCTGTTCTACCGAAACAATAGCGGCACTGCGAAGATCAAGGTCCAGCGCCTGCCGGCCCCTCCGATGCCGCCGGACAAGCCGGAAGCACCGCTGGCGCGCAATTGA
- a CDS encoding GCG_CRPN prefix-to-repeats domain-containing protein, with the protein MIRTMFAAAFALLAITGVAEAMPLAPLCASTTSDVIAIAGGCGPGWHRGPYGGCLRNYANPAAHACPRGYHIGPGGRCRGNGK; encoded by the coding sequence ATGATACGAACCATGTTTGCCGCGGCGTTCGCGCTTCTCGCCATCACTGGCGTTGCCGAAGCCATGCCGCTTGCCCCACTCTGCGCAAGCACGACCAGCGACGTGATCGCGATCGCCGGCGGCTGCGGCCCCGGCTGGCATCGCGGCCCCTATGGCGGCTGCCTCAGGAACTACGCCAACCCCGCAGCGCACGCCTGCCCGCGCGGCTACCATATCGGCCCCGGCGGCCGCTGCCGCGGCAACGGCAAGTAA
- a CDS encoding AraC family transcriptional regulator encodes MSVIRKSLSTDMLPPDLSDRQRFIRFAELFEHFSNTGELDPASDVPFRATMNSIHVGTTMLGRCDGSFVTVRREKRQVVETGDDRFCLARNTGDRPSDVVHRGREFTMRPGSMVLLKLDEPFFAADGASHKRFTNVHLPVETLRAMVPGVDDLVGCELEPGGALSLAMDYSDLLLRHASAADEAGMAIAAHLLDLAAIGLGARGDVVTAARRRGLRAVRLKAVLSVLQARFHEPDFSAQKLAAATALSERYVNELLFEAGAGFTTRLTELRLRKAAELLARREARISDIAFACGFNDLSYFNRCFRRRFGLTPTAARGK; translated from the coding sequence ATGTCCGTCATCCGGAAGTCGCTCTCGACCGACATGCTGCCGCCGGATCTGTCCGACCGGCAGCGTTTCATTCGCTTCGCCGAATTGTTCGAGCATTTCTCCAACACGGGCGAGCTCGATCCGGCGTCCGATGTGCCGTTCCGCGCGACCATGAACTCGATTCACGTCGGCACCACCATGCTCGGTCGCTGCGATGGCAGCTTCGTCACGGTCCGTCGGGAGAAGCGACAGGTGGTCGAGACCGGCGACGACCGCTTTTGTCTCGCACGCAACACCGGCGATCGGCCTTCGGATGTGGTCCATCGCGGGCGCGAATTCACCATGCGGCCGGGATCGATGGTGCTGCTCAAGCTGGACGAACCGTTCTTCGCCGCCGACGGCGCCAGCCACAAGCGCTTTACCAACGTGCATCTGCCGGTCGAAACGCTGCGGGCGATGGTGCCCGGTGTCGACGATCTCGTAGGCTGCGAGCTCGAGCCCGGCGGAGCGCTGTCGCTGGCGATGGACTACAGCGACCTCCTGCTGCGTCATGCCTCCGCCGCGGACGAAGCCGGCATGGCGATCGCCGCGCATCTGCTCGATCTCGCTGCGATCGGCCTCGGCGCCCGCGGCGACGTCGTCACTGCCGCGCGACGCCGGGGCCTTCGCGCGGTGCGGCTCAAGGCCGTGCTGTCGGTCCTCCAGGCGCGCTTCCATGAACCGGATTTCTCCGCGCAAAAGCTCGCCGCCGCCACCGCTCTCTCCGAGCGTTACGTCAACGAATTGCTGTTCGAAGCCGGCGCCGGCTTCACCACCCGCCTGACCGAACTGCGCCTGCGCAAGGCCGCCGAGCTCCTCGCTCGTCGCGAGGCCCGCATCAGCGACATCGCGTTCGCCTGCGGCTTCAATGATCTCTCTTATTTCAATCGCTGCTTTCGCAGGAGGTTCGGCCTGACGCCGACCGCGGCGAGAGGGAAGTGA
- a CDS encoding DUF6314 family protein: MNEVTIDGWGDASDVTNKLIGSWSLDRIIEGQATMQGIAIFAPLDGARLAYREQGHLKLANGTIVQAEREYVFSNCDGGFQVFFKEEPLRLFHEILLSASSAGELCGSARHICNRDEYRSAYRFMRDGTFAVRHGVSGPRKDYAINTAYARLS; this comes from the coding sequence ATGAACGAAGTCACGATCGATGGCTGGGGTGACGCCTCGGACGTCACGAACAAGCTGATCGGTTCGTGGTCGCTCGACCGCATCATCGAAGGCCAGGCCACGATGCAGGGTATCGCGATCTTTGCGCCGCTGGACGGGGCGCGCTTGGCCTATCGCGAGCAGGGACATTTGAAGCTCGCGAACGGCACCATCGTGCAGGCCGAACGCGAATACGTCTTCAGCAACTGCGACGGAGGATTTCAGGTCTTCTTCAAGGAGGAGCCGCTGAGGTTGTTTCACGAGATTTTACTGTCCGCATCTTCCGCAGGAGAGCTGTGCGGAAGCGCGCGCCACATTTGTAATCGCGACGAATATCGGTCAGCTTACAGGTTCATGCGGGATGGAACGTTCGCCGTTCGTCACGGGGTGTCGGGTCCTCGCAAGGACTACGCGATCAACACGGCCTATGCGCGTCTGTCGTGA
- a CDS encoding disulfide bond formation protein B, which yields MTTQSAAIPAFKPAAGGPALTASLLVTLIAAATIAGAWFFQLVLEILPCPLCLEQRYAYYLAIPLGALTAFAARSGAPRPLLLAGLSILALATLANAGLGAYHSGVEWGLWKGPTDCTGPVVNLGNAGDLFSKLDTVKVVRCDEVQWRFLGLSLAGYNVLISLLMAAIAAWGFAKTARG from the coding sequence GTGACGACCCAGAGTGCCGCAATACCTGCGTTCAAGCCGGCAGCCGGCGGCCCCGCGCTGACCGCTTCGCTGCTCGTCACGCTGATTGCGGCTGCGACCATCGCGGGCGCCTGGTTCTTCCAGCTCGTGCTGGAGATCCTGCCCTGTCCGCTCTGCCTGGAGCAGCGCTATGCCTACTATCTCGCGATCCCGCTCGGTGCGTTGACGGCGTTTGCCGCGCGCAGCGGCGCGCCGCGGCCGCTGCTGCTGGCCGGGCTCTCGATCCTCGCGCTGGCGACGCTCGCCAATGCCGGTCTCGGCGCCTATCATTCGGGCGTCGAATGGGGGCTCTGGAAGGGGCCGACCGATTGCACCGGTCCGGTCGTCAACCTCGGCAACGCCGGCGATCTCTTCTCGAAGCTCGACACCGTGAAGGTGGTGCGCTGCGACGAGGTGCAGTGGCGCTTCCTCGGCCTCTCGCTCGCCGGCTACAACGTACTGATCTCGCTGCTCATGGCCGCGATCGCGGCGTGGGGATTTGCAAAGACGGCAAGAGGCTAG